TTATGCAAGATTTCTGCTATCCATGGTTCAAGTAACTCAAAAACCATGTATCTTCAAGCTGCCGTACTAGGCCAGGTAGCTTATTATTCTTTGTGTAACTAAACTACCAAATACAGCTAGATTGAAAGAATCAGGCCTTCATTCGTATACATTATTGACGGTTGATACCAGTAATTACGCCTCTTGTGTAGGCTGACGCTCCATAGCCAACAAATGAACTACTCTGTAGAGTATGCTATGCATGCCAGGGCGTTTTGTATCGCGCGGCAAGGTTAACATGGCACACTTGAGCTGGGGTCTGGATCCTGGGTGATGTCATTTCTGGATAACGCACAGTAATGAGACAAATGAGTCCGGTAGGGTCCCAACAGTCCATTGGCCTCGATTGAAACAGATTGGATGAGGCAGCTCACCGATATCTGGTTCTCTATCCACCCGTTTTCCGTCCTTATATCTAAGACGCTCCTGTTACAGAGCATCAAGGACGGAGTCTATGACCAGGCCTTGCTAGCCATTCTCCTTTCTGAAGCAATGGCAACTTTGGTCACCCACGTACCCGAATCGAACCGCCCGTCGCTGCTGGCGGAAAGGTCACGCTGGCCGAGTGGTCTATCTCCCAACTTTGCGCGCTAGCTGTCAAAGACATGGACATCAGCACTGCCCAGACCATCCTGCTACTGGGCTGGCATCAGTTACAGCTCTACCAGGCACACCGGGCCTTGAGCTATATTCAATTGGCAACTCAGATCATCAATCATCTGCACGGTCGTCTGCGCGAAGCACGCACCACTGACTTTTATCGCAGCCAAACCAACGGTTTCCAGGTTGTCGATGTGGAGCACGAAGTCCTACAGAATATTGACTCGATCACTTCCTCACTGCAATGTGGATGCTGATGCACGAAAGATGGACATCCACCAGTCGAGAAGCTAGGACAAATACCCGCCAGCTTCCCGCCAGTCGACGAGCTCTCGTCTCGCATGACCGCATTGGACATTGCCTCAGGCCACGGTAAATATGTAGCCCTTCATTTTAATCCGCCGTCGCCTAACATTTGTTCCAGTGTCAACCATCCCGGCGCAGGCGACGATAGCCCGGCTCCTCTGGCCGCTCAGTCAGCTCGCGGCAACCCTGGGCCACGTGTACGTTCTAGCGCACCCCTACCCAGAGACCACAAGATCTCATGAGAAAACCCCATTCCAAGCGCGCCATTTACCTCAGCTGCGTCAGCTGGCTGGCAATGGGTTCGACAAAGAATCGTTATGCAGTAGAATCCGCCTCTGCCTGCGGGAGGCATTGGGAACGATGCAAGAGGCAAGGTCCAGCAGTTCCCCAGGCGATCGTTGAAGTGACCTACCTCACCGTTATGATCCAAATGCTCTTCCCACACGGACTTTTTGACAACTGGACTCTAACCGGGGATGTCCTCTGCGACTCATTACCGAGGCTGCGTCCCTCTTGAACACGATTTCTTCTTTCACGAGAGACAACGCTTCACTCAAGACCGACGCTGCCGAGTGTTTTACCATCGCTGCTGAGATATTTGCTTTGGGGTTGGGAATCTGCGTCCGCGCAATGCAGTACATCAGTTCGCGCCAATTGACTGACTCCGAGACCGAGCAAGATCTGATTACTGCGAACAGTGCCGGCTTGCTTGAACTTCTTCTGCAAATGCACCAGAGAGCCAAAAGCGAGTTCATCATGCAGACGAAACGCATTGATTCTCTTCTGGATAAGCTGCACAGTATCACCATTGGCACTAATGTTACCCATGTCAACACATACAACGATCCCGAGCCTCATGGACAGACTTAGCATTGCACAGAGTACATCTTGCAGCTGGACAATTGGAATGATCATAATCTGGCTGTCTGGTCTCATTTCCCTTTTCGCCCTAGCCGTGGGATTCGGGGCTGGCTTACTCTATTACTTTGTGAAAGCAAAATACCTTCACGCCCAGTATATAGTATGACCTGATACCCATAACGATTACTACGACGGGATGAGTTGATATAGAAAAATGAGTAGAGCCTATGGCACAGTGACGAGGCAGGTATGGATTACATTCACAAACATTTCTATAGTATACCATGGCCGTGGGCTCTTTAAGGGAACAGCGCAGGGGCTCTTCCCATTCTACACTACTCCTGTAGCCGCAGCGGTAAATCACAAAGCCGCAGGCTGTGCTTGTCTCCTGGTTCCCATTTCACGGTTCTGGGCACTGTCCATTGGAAGTGATCGTCGCCTTGATAGATAATATCAACGGGTTTCATACCGTAGTCCATTTCTCATGCGTTGCTTCTCACGCTCAAAACAGTCATGGTGATTGTGACTTTTCGGGCTCTTCGGTTGTTTGTATTTCTGGATTTCCGAAATATCTCCAAGTGGTAATCGTCGAGGTTGCAGCTCTGCCCGTTCGAAATCAATAAACATTACCCGACGATTGCTCGACCTTATTGCCGGTATCGGGTCACCTTGAAACACATTGAGTTCGTGAATTGCCTACAAGGATTTCACGGCCTTCTGAACTTGCTGACAGTGATAGGAATCGCgctgctttgcaagggtTCTGCCGGCATAACTGATAAAAATGAGCTGCACAATCTCGGCAATACCATCATAAGAGAATGAACGGCGAAGTCGTAGGCTACCAAGTAGTACTGGAACATATACTTCTTGGATTGGAGTAAGATGCAAATAAATAAGCTCCTCATGTTTCAAGCTTGCAACAAACTCGACTGGCGTGCCTTTCCCTACAAAGGTATATCCATGGGACCGCAGTGTAGTTCTTAAAAGTGCCCCGCGACTCCCGTGCACATGCAGCGACTCGCACCCTAGCCGTGTATCAATCTGCTGATTGTCGCTGAAGAATTGCTGGTCCAGCCGGCGAATAACTTCTACTGGGGTCAACAGATGTCGGTCCACCCCATGAGCCGAAGCATTTGGACACCGCCGATCCAACTGCCCTCCCTTAGCCAAGCCCAGAAGACACTGTTGGAAGCAATATTCCCGGGACTTACCTTTCGAGCCTGAGCTTAGGGGTTCTTTTGACATGAAATGGGGATCTGGCGGATTAGCAAGCCGTCGCTGTCAGGGTGGCCGGCTTGAGATATTAGCATCAAGATCATTGCCAGCATCGATATCAGGACTTAGAGCACTGGTATCCTGCAAAGGGGATAGTACGCACCACGAGCAGAGTTTGACTTTGTCTTAACTGGAGACACATGGTGATATTGGTTTTTGACTCTGCGTCGGTGGTTTGAAATCAGGAGAGGAAATATCCTTCTCTAATATCTTGTCGTAAAGACCGTCATACACCATACTTCCAAATACCCAGATTCCGGGCTGCTAGGACTGTCCAAGCGATGTCTCTGGTTGGTACTTGTAAGGCACGGAGAGTGAAAGCAAGTACCTGACCCCCAGAGATCAGGTGCAGTCGGTTTTCATCGCTAGGGTTGCCAGTCCATCCCGTTGTGGGACCAACGTCTTCTTCCGGTACTGACAGGTAGTAAACGGTGAAGGGTCGTCATGAAATATACAGAGAAAAATAATGCTTCATCAGTACAAATATAGCGGTATTCTAGACCTGCCTGAATCATGTACGAAAAAGTTTGGGCTATCATTGCTGCCACAACACGACAGCAAATAACTTCTGGCGATCCGTCTTTCTGCAAGCGAACCACCTCGTCGAGATCCATGTCTCGAAGTCCAGCCCTGATATGAGAAAGAGAGATCTTATGGAGTGCCTTTAACTTGATGATATATGCCGGAACCTTCCCTTCCTGGCCCTTGTTATAGACACAGAACTGATCTGCTCGAGGCCTGGGCCAGGCtgactttccttcttccttctcttcggTAGTTGGGCTGAAGAGTTGACGTTGGCCGATTCCGCGGCCAAACGGCTGGAGCGTCGCAGATGCATCTGGCTTAGGCTTCGAGAGCTCGTACCCCCCTATATGTTCGAATCGTCCGTCAGGGTATTGGTGTGGTGTTCGGAAGAGACATCTCCATTCAGTCTAAATGTgcgttgaagatgaggatttGAATATAGCTGCCGGATAATGGAAGAGATACGGGATTCTATGGCCTGTTGTTGGAAGTAACCTAGGTCTAGCCTGGAGCTTAGCATCTTGGCCCGCACCTCTTTTCCATATTCCTTCAATACTACCAAGGGATTGAAATGGCGTTCGGACACGAAATCAGTGCTCGTTAGGTCGGCCCATATCGACATCTGTTCATCGGGAAAGCTGGTCCACTCTCAAATCTTAGGGCGGAGTGTGCGGTGGGCGTTCGCAGGATCGCCCTTGGCAGACGAGCCTGTCTCTCTGGATGGTCAGATCAAGAAATAAGTGCAAATGGCAGGCGTCAAGAAATTCAGGAAGTGTGGTGTTTTGAAGCTGGATCGGCTGGACCGTCAGGTTCCTCGGCTTGCAATCGTAGTTGCCGAACTTCAGCTGACAGTCGTTGTTCTTCTGCTCGCTGTCGCTGTATTCCCTCCAGGCGCCGGCGCAGCTCCTGTATCTCCTCTTGTTGAGACATTCTGTATGCCGTCGAATAAGTGGCCGATAGTAGAAGACGGTAGTTTCCCTAGAAAAGATATAGTAATCGAACGGGAAGACAGTTAACGCAGTCGTGGTTGCCGGCGTGCGTCCGCGAAGTTGACTTCGATTTAGTTATCTTCTGCACCCTCAATACCCAGTAGTGCCCGTGGCTACTGAAGAGTGCCCTCTCCTGCTGCACCAACTCCTATTGAGCCTCCACAAAGTACTCGGGTGAGGTCTGCTTATTCTGCCCGCATTTTCCGCTTATTTACTCCGTACGGCAGACTGTTGCTCCGGACTACAACCCATCAATCAACCATACCCAAGGTAAGTGTGTGGAAATGGCTGTATTCTTTTGACTATGCTCAAGTAATATACCATCCTTTCAGGGCTGTCTTTATAGCCCATATCTGAATCATCGTATGCTTACTTTCTTGACCTAGATATCTGCAATGCTCTGGATTGGCTTTCCAGAGTACTTTGAGTATAGTTGAAGTTCATTGATCTTCGCCTTAGCCTACTTTAGTTCGGCGCTAGAACTCAGAATCGAAGCACGGTCAGTATTTAGTGATCAGGTTGGAAGCATATGCATTCACGTTTTTGTCCTAAAGCTGTTGTCTGAACCTTTGAATATCGTGCTAATTATAAGCCCTGGAACTCAAAGTCCAAACAGATCACCTTTACACTGCTAATTAATCCGTGGAACCGTTACTGATGAGGATTATCTGCCTGCTACTGGCTCGATGAACTCATGAAAGGCGGAATGACAATCTATCAACACCAAGCCGGCTCCACCCAGAGGATTGAATTAGGGTCTTCAAAATGACGGTAGAGCGTAACCGACATCAACAATCCCTTGAAGATGTTTGGGGTAAAGCATCCATTTTTTCGAGCATTCAAATATCGATAGTCCCATTAATGCTTTGACCTTATCCCACGAGTACCATCAACTTTTTGGCGCTTTCAAAATATATTTTGAGCACACAGGCAACCCTTCGAATACGAGATCAAGTCTACCGAACAAGAATCTTTCCTAAGCGATCCATTGCTACCGGTTGTTCGAACATTGACTTTGAGTCCGAACCGTACAAACGACCCACCGTCTCAACGACGACTTCTTGCCGTCACCGTGCGATTGCgttcatcatcaagctcagCGGCACCGGAGGTTATATAGAGGATATCCTCCGTGATATGGAAGGAGGGAATGTGAGAGCAGATAGTTCGACAAATCCGGGACAAATAACGAAACTTCGACTTAGGGGCTGGCTAGAAACGAGTGTCTATTAATTCCACCTCTTCCAGCTACACTCCTTACCAACCCTGGAGTAGGTGAGCCATAGACTGTTTTGGCTGCAATAATCTGGCCTATGCTGCATTGAGTAATCATCCCGTATGAATGCTTAAGCCCCCTGAGTAGTAGGTAAGGTACCGGCTAACCCATGCCTGCAAGCGCATTTACTCTATGCTCCAAATGGTGGAAGAATTGCAGTATCCATTACTGGCATAGATTTTGGCTTCGGCCACTTTCCACAATGCCGAAGCAGCTCCTGAATAGAACCTTCAATACAGAGGCATTAGTAGATCCCTGGAAAACTCAGGACAAAAACCTCGCCCTGCGTATAGGCTGGAGGATTTATATCGCTAATCATGCTGGAATATCCGCTTGGGAAAGTGCTGTACGTAGAGAAGCCCAGCCTGCTTGTCTAGAGCCTATCTGGCTAAGTTTATCAACAATTATACAGCGATACAGCGAGAAATCCAGAATCTAGTAAGCATATACATCTTGTTAATCTGCATAGCGTTCTATAGCTTTGTATTCTTCCACCTTTCGACCCTTCACAGTTTAGAGCACAATTCATGCCACATGATGGAACGTCCACTCCAATTTCATAATAGAGAAGGGTAGCTGATCCATCAAGATACAAGCCTGGCCTTTCTATGGGGTGATTACAATCGTCTTGGTGATCTCTATTTGTCAAGCAGCGGGGCGCATTCGGCCTCCCAATAAGCTCTAGTCGTTTTAGACTTAGTTTTAGTGCCGTATGGTACCCAGCAGCATTAACAACCTGATAAATGGTAAGTTCATTACTCGGCGTCATGTCATGAACACCAGTTTGGGGGGGGCGCGAGATTGTGAGCAATCTGTACTATGACGATAATGACGAAATCCTCCAGGAGGATCTTGGTGAATTGGGACAGATTACTTACGCAGCGAGAGGCTTTATAAAGAAGGATATAAGGAAGTAACACCCATTGGGCCAGTCGCTGCGTTACCGCATTTCATACAAAAGCTTGTAATGGAATAAAGATGGTCCCAAAGTAGTTTAGCGTATTTTGGTTAGGGTTTTTGAACTGAAGAATACAACCCATTGGCGCCATTTGCAACCTACTGTAAACTGGAGTTAGCGAACGAGCATTTGAAGGGGGCCGATACAAGGAGAGTGACTCTGCCCTTCTAGAGCCAGGGCCCTCCTTTCAGGGTGAGAGGGACTGCAACTAGACCTTCTGTCTGTTTAGTGAAAACGGCCACGGGTATATCAGCCCTATCTTATACTTCCATCTGCTTACACCCATCATCTACTTCTCCTCTTGATCCTAATGGTCACTGCTGCTGTTATATAGATATGCACGTCCAAGTACTGCGTACCCGCGGATTGCCAATGGGCGCAATAGATAATTGGTATAGCTGGTCTAAGGGTCACACCGACCCGTGCGCGGAGAGTACTGTGCGCAAAGATACGGATGGGGAAAATGATGGGATTGTCAATGATACAAGAAGTTAGGCCGTGGatagaagaggatgaaggagtAAGGTTGAAGCGGCGCCGATGACCAGGATACGACAGATTTTATGAAGCCTAAAAATGATACAGCAAGAGAAGGACTTATGATTCCATCGAGGTTGACCCCttattattaatataagACATATTCCAGAAGCTAACACCAACAAAGGGGGTATATGAATGTAAATCCCAGgtacagaaaaagaaggaaaacgACTGATTTAAAAAGAGCACCAACTCCAGATCCCAACTCCAATAAATAGATTGCATGTGAACCTATTCTGACCGGGTAATAGTCATGGTTGATCTTTGTGAGTCATCAGTCGGAGCAAACGGTATTCGTCCATTGGATGTGAATCCAGGAAGGCCATCTCTGGTTACCGACGCTGACGCAGGAGGCGAAAATAGAGTGGACATGGGACCTGCAGGATCGCCAGCATGGCCAGGGGTGAGAGGTGGTGAAATCACAGCGTATGTACCCTGAGATGACGAATGACTAAGTCCGCCAATGGCTTGCTCTTTGCCTCGATGGTGGTCTTCAATTGGAAGCGATTCTTTAGCCTCGATGGTAGGCGTGGGCGAAGAAGCATCCGTTGTCGCCAAAGGTTGGCTTATTTGATTTTCAGCAGACGACG
This sequence is a window from Aspergillus nidulans FGSC A4 chromosome IV. Protein-coding genes within it:
- a CDS encoding uncharacterized protein (transcript_id=CADANIAT00000455), coding for MFVNSKPAPNPTARAKREMRPDSQIMIIPIVQLQDVLCAMLSLSMRLGIVVCVDMGNISANGDTVQLIQKRINAFRLHDELAFGSLVHLQKKFKQAGTVRSNQILLGLGVSQLARTDVLHCADADSQPQSKYLSSDGKTLGSVGLE
- a CDS encoding uncharacterized protein (transcript_id=CADANIAT00000456); this encodes MPKQLLNRTFNTEALVDPWKTQDKNLALRIGWRIYIANHAGISAWESARYSEKSRIYSINNLINGGSW